The sequence GACGTGCATAGAAATCAGCATTGCCACCCACCGTCCCCGGTATCGGGAATTCTTCGTCAGTTCTCTCAGCTTTGGAAGAGAAGTTTTCTTATCAACGGTAAAGTCTAAGGGTGCGCCCGCTTCGGTGATGTTCTCGCCCTCCCATTCGCGTTCTAGATCGTCGTGATGGGAAATCGCAGCCACTGTCTCTATCAAGCGTTCTGGGCGATCTTTTCTATGCCAGTTTCCCGCTATTTCAGCAGCCAGCAAAGCATGGGCGCGATGGTAAATTACTTCCCAACCTGTCTCTGTAAGGTTAGCAATCACGAAAATCTATCTCCGGTTAATAATTCCAGATATATATTTTCGTGGAACGGGCATTTTGCCTGCCACTACCAAAGGATACAGTAAGCTGAGTTTGGGTTGATGCGAACCTTACCCAACCATCTTACGCATTTGTTGACTATAGCAATCCTATTTAAGTTGTGAACGAGTATTCCCCTTGGTGTAGGGACACGGCAGTAGCGTGTCTCTACAGGGTTTCAAGAATCATTTAGGATTGGTATATTCTTAAATTTATCTTGCCGCTAGCTGTCTTCTACCTCAAGTAGACCCACCGTGACAGCCCAAAAAGCAAAAGCCAAAACTATTGGCATTGGCGACTTCAAGAAATAACTTAAAATAACAGCTATTATTGTTGCGATCGCTGCCCCGATCGACCACCATTTTTCCTCACCGCTTAATCCTTTTTTAGCTTTGATCGAGCGCATGACTTTCGGAGGAATTGGCTCAGGCATCACGGCTCCGGGAGGGAAAGCCCAGTAGTTGTAAGCCTCAAACACTACATCTGTCCAGCCGTTCTCTTCACACCATTCGTAAATCCATTCATCGCAATAATGCTTCATCTGATGACTTCCTCCCCCGTAAGATATAAAAATTGTTTAAAAAGAGTATCTTAACCCAAAAAGACTTTTTGCCTGACCAGCCAATTGTTAAAACATATTAAAAGTTTTTGTCGGCGTTGACCGTTACTCAAACAAGGTATCTTTACTTGAAGAGGCTAACAAAACCCAGCTTCTTAAAACAAAAAAAGATACTAAATTTTACTTGTGAGCTTTCCAATGTACCACACCCAACCACCTGAAGCAGTGTCAGTCCAGCAAAAGCCAGCTTACGCGATCGCTTTTCGCGCTAACACGAGAATTGGTAGCAGGTGACAAGATGCAGATTATTAACAAACTCATTGAAGTAGAAACCGACACGGGAATTGGGATTTATAACATTACGCCTCAAATCGAGAAAATTCTTCATCTAACCTCAGTTAGAAATGGTCAAGTTCTAGTCTTTTCTCGCCACACGACGACAGCTTTAGCTATCAACGAAAATGAAGAAAGATTGCTGGAAGATGTCAAAATCCACTTAGAAAAGTTAGCGCCTGCTTCCGGAAGCTACTTACATAACGATCTACATTTACGAGATGTGCCTGATGATGAACCCATCAATGCTCACTCTCACCTAATGGCAATGATGCTCAGTACCAGTGAGGTGATTCCTATCGTAGATGGTAAATTGGCTCTAGGAACTTGGCAATCCATCTTATTTTTTGAGTTGGATGGTTCCC comes from Funiculus sociatus GB2-C1 and encodes:
- a CDS encoding secondary thiamine-phosphate synthase enzyme YjbQ, producing MQIINKLIEVETDTGIGIYNITPQIEKILHLTSVRNGQVLVFSRHTTTALAINENEERLLEDVKIHLEKLAPASGSYLHNDLHLRDVPDDEPINAHSHLMAMMLSTSEVIPIVDGKLALGTWQSILFFELDGSRKRSVSVQISGE